One Saccharopolyspora erythraea NRRL 2338 genomic region harbors:
- a CDS encoding NUDIX domain-containing protein, whose protein sequence is MQTTNSREVYANAWMTVREDSVRRGDGSAGIYGVIDKPDYSLVIALDGDRVQLVEQFRYPLGMRRWEFPQGTAPDRVDVEPTELAARELREETGLRAAELLELGVLDVAAGMSSQRGRVFLATGISEGEHEREQEEQDMRSAWFTRAEFERMITSGEVTDAQSIAAYSLLLLHERGVAAPAPAPGD, encoded by the coding sequence ATGCAGACCACGAACAGCCGCGAGGTTTACGCGAACGCCTGGATGACGGTGCGGGAGGACTCCGTCCGCCGCGGCGACGGCTCGGCCGGCATCTACGGCGTGATCGACAAGCCCGACTACTCGCTGGTCATCGCGCTCGACGGGGACCGGGTGCAGCTCGTCGAGCAGTTCCGCTACCCGCTGGGCATGCGGCGCTGGGAGTTCCCGCAGGGCACCGCACCGGACCGGGTCGATGTCGAGCCCACCGAGCTGGCCGCGCGCGAGCTGCGCGAGGAGACCGGCCTGCGGGCGGCCGAGCTGCTGGAGCTGGGCGTGCTCGACGTGGCGGCCGGGATGTCCAGCCAGCGCGGACGGGTCTTCCTGGCCACCGGCATCAGCGAGGGCGAGCACGAACGCGAGCAGGAGGAGCAGGACATGCGCTCGGCATGGTTCACCCGCGCCGAGTTCGAGCGCATGATCACCAGCGGCGAGGTCACCGACGCCCAGTCGATCGCCGCCTACAGCCTCCTGCTGCTGCACGAGCGGGGCGTGGCCGCGCCCGCGCCCGCCCCGGGCGACTGA
- a CDS encoding LacI family DNA-binding transcriptional regulator codes for MAAASPHSRMSDVADRAGVSLSTVSRALRGAPGVAPEVRERVQRAAAELSYVVSRNASGLVTGATGRVAVLVPFLQPWFFGVALAGIGTRLRQADLDMLVYQVGDMRGVEEYLGELPLRRNVDAVIALSLDLDEREIAVLDEVGVPVVFVSQRIPERASVFIDNAAAARSATRHLLNLGHTSIAFVQSADSTGFEWSSAERVNGYREAMAEAGVRPQVLVGESGPRGGALAAGELLSRAEPPTAIFAESDDVAMGVLRVLQRSGLAVPEVMSVLGFDNHDMAELLDLSTVAQPVSEMGAVAARLAVEAVADPAAVPHVELATNLLVRGSTAGPRAASRLVGGNE; via the coding sequence ATGGCCGCTGCCAGTCCGCACTCCCGGATGAGCGATGTCGCCGACCGGGCGGGAGTCTCCCTGTCCACGGTGTCGCGCGCGCTGCGCGGAGCACCCGGCGTCGCGCCGGAGGTGCGGGAGCGGGTGCAGCGAGCCGCCGCGGAGCTCTCCTACGTGGTGTCGCGCAACGCGTCAGGGCTCGTGACCGGTGCGACGGGGCGGGTCGCGGTGCTGGTGCCGTTCCTGCAGCCGTGGTTCTTCGGGGTGGCGCTGGCGGGTATCGGGACGCGTCTGCGGCAGGCGGACCTGGACATGCTCGTCTACCAGGTCGGCGACATGCGGGGCGTGGAGGAGTACCTGGGCGAGCTGCCGTTGCGGCGCAACGTCGACGCGGTCATCGCGCTGTCGCTGGACCTCGACGAGCGCGAGATCGCCGTGCTCGACGAGGTCGGGGTGCCCGTCGTCTTCGTCAGCCAGCGGATACCGGAGCGCGCCAGCGTCTTCATCGACAACGCCGCCGCGGCCAGGTCGGCCACCCGGCACCTGCTCAACCTCGGGCACACCTCGATCGCCTTCGTGCAGTCGGCCGACAGCACCGGCTTCGAGTGGAGCTCGGCGGAGCGGGTCAACGGCTACCGCGAGGCCATGGCCGAGGCGGGCGTGCGGCCGCAGGTGCTGGTGGGGGAGTCCGGGCCCCGCGGCGGGGCGCTCGCGGCCGGTGAGCTGCTGTCGCGGGCCGAGCCGCCCACCGCGATCTTCGCCGAGTCCGACGACGTGGCGATGGGTGTGCTGCGGGTGCTCCAGCGCAGCGGTCTGGCGGTTCCGGAGGTGATGTCGGTGCTCGGCTTCGACAATCACGACATGGCCGAGTTGCTGGACCTGAGCACCGTCGCCCAGCCGGTCTCGGAGATGGGTGCCGTCGCCGCGCGGCTGGCCGTCGAGGCCGTCGCGGACCCGGCGGCGGTGCCGCACGTGGAGCTGGCCACGAACCTGCTGGTCCGCGGCTCCACCGCAGGCCCGCGAGCCGCGTCGCGGCTCGTCGGCGGGAACGAGTAG
- a CDS encoding carbohydrate ABC transporter permease, whose amino-acid sequence MTRRRGARRIFNLVNLGALVLVVATAAPLYWMVVNSLKGGAELGATPPTPWPSDPTVDNYVQAFAGNGFGGYLVNSLVVSVVSTVVVVSLATFAGYALARLPMRGRRPLMIALLMISVFPAIAVVTPLYLVERQLGLLNSHLGLIIPYVAFNLPLAIWIMRNYMLGVPTALEDAATVDGASPTRTVLQIVVPVVRPGILTAAIFTFTATWTEFLMALTFNSQNDYRTIPVGISLFGSSFEVPHGTIFAAAVSATAPIAILVLVFRRSVVSGLASGAVKG is encoded by the coding sequence ATGACGCGCAGACGCGGCGCACGCCGCATCTTCAACCTGGTCAACCTCGGCGCGCTGGTGCTCGTCGTGGCCACCGCGGCACCGCTGTACTGGATGGTGGTCAACTCGCTGAAGGGCGGCGCCGAGCTGGGCGCCACCCCGCCGACGCCGTGGCCGTCGGACCCGACCGTGGACAACTACGTCCAGGCGTTCGCCGGCAACGGCTTCGGCGGCTACCTGGTCAACAGCCTCGTCGTCAGCGTCGTGTCGACCGTGGTCGTGGTGTCGCTGGCGACCTTCGCCGGCTACGCGCTGGCCAGGCTGCCCATGCGCGGCAGACGGCCGTTGATGATCGCGCTGCTGATGATCTCGGTGTTCCCCGCCATCGCCGTGGTCACCCCGCTGTACCTGGTGGAACGCCAGCTCGGGCTGCTCAACTCGCACCTCGGGCTGATCATCCCCTACGTCGCGTTCAACCTGCCCCTGGCGATCTGGATCATGCGCAACTACATGCTCGGCGTGCCCACCGCGCTGGAGGACGCCGCCACGGTCGACGGCGCGAGTCCTACCCGCACGGTGCTGCAGATCGTCGTACCGGTGGTGCGGCCGGGGATCCTCACCGCGGCGATCTTCACCTTCACCGCCACCTGGACCGAGTTCCTGATGGCGCTGACGTTCAACTCGCAGAACGACTACCGCACCATCCCGGTCGGCATCTCGCTGTTCGGCAGCTCCTTCGAGGTGCCGCACGGCACCATCTTCGCCGCCGCGGTCTCGGCGACCGCGCCGATCGCGATCCTGGTGCTGGTCTTCCGCCGCTCCGTCGTCTCCGGCCTCGCCAGCGGCGCGGTGAAGGGCTGA
- a CDS encoding carbohydrate ABC transporter permease: MRARLGWLYTAPALIVVVAVTIFPILFSVVLSFTRVRVTYGGFRVEELTLDNYVALFQSSEWHYAVLFTFFYTVVTVTIELVLGVLAALVLERLGAARGWVLALLLIPWSMITVISAQLWAFIYNSTYGVATWLLEALFGTAPIILGTPVPAITGMMVADIWKTTPFVTIIVLAGLVMLSREVYESAEIDGANAWTTFWRVTLPQLKSTLAVAVLFRILQAFGVFDLPFVLTTGGPGTATQSLAILGYKTLFQDLHIGPGAAIATSTGLLVIGGCLLFLKAFRAQVGKEDLA; encoded by the coding sequence ATGCGCGCCCGCCTGGGCTGGCTCTACACCGCACCGGCGCTGATCGTGGTGGTCGCGGTGACGATCTTCCCGATCCTGTTCTCCGTCGTCCTCAGCTTCACCCGGGTCCGCGTCACCTACGGCGGGTTCCGGGTCGAGGAGCTGACGCTGGACAACTACGTGGCGCTGTTCCAGTCGTCGGAGTGGCACTACGCCGTGCTGTTCACGTTCTTCTACACGGTCGTCACCGTCACCATCGAGCTGGTGCTGGGCGTGCTGGCCGCACTGGTGCTGGAACGGCTCGGCGCGGCGCGCGGGTGGGTGCTGGCGCTGCTGCTCATCCCGTGGTCGATGATCACGGTGATCTCCGCGCAGCTCTGGGCCTTCATCTACAACTCCACCTACGGGGTGGCGACGTGGCTGCTGGAGGCGCTGTTCGGCACGGCGCCGATCATCCTCGGCACCCCGGTCCCGGCGATCACCGGCATGATGGTCGCCGACATCTGGAAGACCACGCCGTTCGTCACGATCATCGTGCTGGCCGGTCTGGTGATGCTCTCCCGCGAGGTCTACGAGTCCGCCGAGATCGACGGCGCGAACGCGTGGACGACGTTCTGGCGGGTCACGCTGCCGCAGCTGAAGTCGACGCTGGCGGTCGCGGTGCTGTTCCGCATCCTGCAGGCGTTCGGGGTGTTCGACCTGCCGTTCGTGCTCACCACCGGCGGGCCGGGGACCGCGACGCAGTCGCTGGCGATCCTCGGCTACAAGACCCTGTTCCAGGACCTGCACATCGGGCCGGGAGCGGCGATCGCCACCAGCACCGGGTTGCTGGTGATCGGCGGCTGCCTGCTGTTCCTCAAGGCGTTCCGCGCCCAGGTCGGCAAGGAGGACCTCGCATGA
- a CDS encoding extracellular solute-binding protein produces the protein MQLSRRSLLAGAAGLAVAGCGRAETDPLAGKSAEPPTRPVTIEWLSQKLKSNDGSDLRQVLVDAFRAAHPNITVRIAQAPPTTDVQRATLTTQIASGAPRPDVYLGDCVWPAQFAHNSLATPLDTLVEPGFWDDFAEPVVTSLTYEDRRWAFPLYLSESFLYYRADLLAKHGIAVPRTWEELTRAARALTATGDVRYGLSWQAAPSETLTCNVAEFVADAGGELVAPDYSRATLDSAAGRRALGFVEELVGTGVSPRSVATFSEQESLTTFTGGQAAFLRNWAYAWGTAQDPSDSQVSGRIGATFRPTFDGATRSRVSTVGGWHNFVNPHTEQLGAAVAFARWMSGVDAQLILGMRSTQLPASLTAVNDPRIRQNDNPVLRMVPEVDLAPRPTRTPYYPQVSEAVYSNINPVVAGSSDPGAVLAKVSSEIDFALSGVVL, from the coding sequence ATGCAGCTGTCACGCCGATCCCTGCTCGCCGGCGCGGCCGGTCTCGCGGTCGCCGGGTGCGGCCGGGCCGAGACCGACCCGCTGGCGGGCAAGAGCGCCGAACCGCCCACCCGTCCGGTCACCATCGAATGGCTCAGCCAGAAGCTCAAGTCCAACGACGGCTCGGACCTGCGCCAGGTCCTCGTGGACGCCTTCCGGGCCGCGCACCCCAACATCACCGTCCGGATCGCGCAGGCGCCGCCGACCACCGACGTGCAGCGCGCCACCCTGACCACCCAGATCGCCAGCGGCGCACCGCGCCCCGACGTCTACCTGGGCGACTGCGTCTGGCCGGCCCAGTTCGCCCACAACTCGCTGGCCACACCGCTGGACACGCTGGTGGAACCCGGCTTCTGGGACGACTTCGCCGAACCGGTGGTGACGTCGCTGACCTACGAGGACCGGCGCTGGGCGTTCCCGCTGTACCTGTCGGAGTCCTTCCTCTACTACCGGGCGGACCTGCTGGCCAAGCACGGCATCGCGGTGCCCCGCACGTGGGAGGAGCTCACCCGGGCCGCACGCGCCCTGACCGCCACCGGCGACGTCCGCTACGGCCTGAGCTGGCAGGCGGCCCCGTCCGAGACCCTGACCTGCAACGTCGCCGAGTTCGTCGCCGACGCCGGCGGCGAGCTGGTGGCTCCGGACTACAGCCGCGCGACGCTGGACTCCGCGGCGGGCAGGCGGGCGCTGGGGTTCGTCGAGGAGCTGGTCGGCACCGGTGTCTCACCGCGGTCGGTCGCGACGTTCAGCGAGCAGGAGTCGCTCACCACCTTCACCGGCGGGCAGGCGGCGTTCCTGCGCAACTGGGCGTACGCGTGGGGAACCGCGCAGGACCCCTCCGACTCGCAGGTGAGCGGGCGTATCGGCGCGACCTTCCGGCCGACTTTCGACGGCGCGACGCGCTCGCGGGTGTCCACAGTGGGCGGATGGCACAACTTCGTCAACCCGCACACCGAACAGCTCGGGGCCGCGGTCGCGTTCGCCAGGTGGATGTCCGGTGTGGACGCGCAGCTCATCCTCGGCATGCGCAGCACCCAGCTCCCCGCGTCGCTCACCGCGGTCAACGACCCACGCATCCGCCAGAACGACAACCCGGTGCTGCGGATGGTCCCGGAAGTCGACCTCGCGCCCCGGCCGACCCGCACGCCGTACTACCCGCAGGTCAGCGAGGCCGTCTACAGCAACATCAACCCGGTCGTCGCCGGTTCCTCCGACCCCGGCGCCGTGCTGGCCAAGGTCTCCTCGGAGATCGACTTCGCGCTGAGCGGGGTGGTCCTTTGA